From a region of the Petrotoga sibirica DSM 13575 genome:
- the rlmB gene encoding 23S rRNA (guanosine(2251)-2'-O)-methyltransferase RlmB, translating into MYLYGKNILKEIIETRYPVKHIFFSSSKTERGSLKKIVEDVANLGYSYSFSSNEVLEKMALTNKHQGIIIDIGNDFKYENLDIIEGKENLFLVILDQIQDPHNFGAIVRTSVAAGVDAIIIPTDNAVEVTPVVIKVSSGQIFKIPIIKATNLSNTIEKLKKENVWVYGADVEGKPYYEIDWQGNICLVFGNEGSGIRKNVKNHCDQLISIPMLNNVESLNVSVSAGIILFEAKKQRIF; encoded by the coding sequence TTGTATCTATATGGAAAAAACATATTAAAAGAGATCATAGAGACACGTTATCCTGTAAAACATATTTTTTTCAGTAGTTCCAAAACGGAAAGAGGGTCTTTAAAAAAAATTGTAGAAGATGTTGCAAATTTAGGATATTCATACAGCTTTTCTTCCAACGAAGTATTGGAAAAGATGGCTTTAACAAACAAGCATCAGGGTATTATCATTGATATTGGAAATGATTTTAAATATGAAAATTTGGATATTATAGAAGGGAAAGAAAACCTATTTCTAGTGATCTTAGATCAAATACAAGATCCGCATAATTTTGGTGCTATTGTAAGAACTTCGGTAGCTGCGGGGGTTGACGCCATTATAATACCAACAGATAACGCCGTTGAAGTTACCCCTGTTGTTATAAAAGTTTCTTCTGGTCAAATATTTAAGATACCAATAATTAAAGCAACCAATCTTTCCAATACAATAGAAAAATTAAAGAAGGAAAATGTTTGGGTTTATGGGGCAGATGTTGAGGGCAAACCTTATTATGAAATCGATTGGCAAGGAAATATATGTCTGGTTTTTGGAAATGAAGGAAGCGGCATTCGAAAAAACGTTAAAAACCATTGTGATCAATTAATAAGCATACCTATGCTTAACAACGTTGAGTCTTTAAATGTATCTGTTAGTGCAGGAATTATACTTTTTGAAGCCAAGAAACAAAGAATTTTTTAA
- a CDS encoding OmpH family outer membrane protein, whose product MSNTTKKFVSMMVFTFIFVVISFSQTVTYLKIGYVNFEKTVESYYKWKDLEVSYQIDLNYYQGKINEMEQQFSDLQSSGASPEVLQQNLQQLQTRVNQYQQALQDEYQQKMANIASEVTIKISQYAKENGYDLILNEIGVVYYNPELDLTDKIIEYLNENKN is encoded by the coding sequence GTGAGTAATACAACAAAAAAATTTGTTTCTATGATGGTATTTACCTTTATATTTGTGGTTATATCTTTTTCCCAAACGGTTACATATCTAAAAATTGGTTATGTAAATTTTGAAAAGACAGTAGAAAGTTATTATAAATGGAAGGATTTGGAAGTCAGTTACCAAATAGATCTAAATTATTATCAAGGCAAAATTAACGAAATGGAGCAACAATTCAGCGATTTACAAAGTTCAGGAGCATCACCAGAAGTGCTGCAACAAAATCTTCAACAATTGCAAACTCGCGTAAATCAATATCAACAAGCATTACAAGATGAGTATCAGCAGAAAATGGCAAATATAGCTTCGGAAGTAACTATAAAGATATCTCAGTATGCAAAAGAAAATGGATACGATTTGATTTTAAATGAAATCGGTGTAGTATATTACAATCCAGAATTAGATTTAACCGATAAAATTATTGAATATTTGAATGAAAATAAAAATTAA
- the lptB gene encoding LPS export ABC transporter ATP-binding protein: MEKVIVDCINISKTYKKKVVLDNVQFRSKSGLITGLLGPNGAGKTTLFKIILGLVVPDSGNVFLDSKNITHLPIHKRALNGLAYLPQEPSVFRNLSVKDNLKMIADLLKIEDADQKIKVIMEEFGLDNLMHQKSYSLSGGEKRKLEFARTLITDPKVILLDEPFVGIDPITVKDIQEIIRKLAKTGISIIVTDHSVDEIAQVVDELYVLHKGEVITNGIPQEVLNDTKVKENYLGW; this comes from the coding sequence ATGGAAAAGGTTATTGTTGATTGTATAAACATTAGTAAAACATATAAAAAAAAGGTTGTGTTGGATAATGTTCAATTTCGATCAAAATCCGGTTTAATTACGGGATTGCTTGGGCCAAATGGTGCAGGGAAAACAACCCTTTTTAAAATAATTTTGGGTCTAGTCGTTCCCGATTCGGGGAATGTTTTTCTTGATAGCAAAAATATAACCCATCTACCTATACACAAAAGGGCTTTAAATGGATTGGCTTATCTGCCTCAAGAACCATCTGTTTTCAGAAACTTATCCGTTAAAGATAATCTTAAAATGATTGCCGATCTTCTTAAGATTGAAGATGCTGATCAAAAAATTAAGGTTATAATGGAAGAGTTTGGATTAGATAATTTAATGCATCAAAAGTCTTATTCTTTATCAGGTGGAGAAAAGAGGAAATTAGAATTTGCTAGAACCTTGATAACGGATCCAAAAGTAATCCTTTTAGACGAGCCTTTTGTTGGCATTGATCCCATAACGGTTAAAGATATACAAGAGATAATTAGAAAACTTGCAAAAACCGGGATTTCGATAATTGTTACGGATCACAGTGTTGATGAAATTGCTCAGGTAGTTGATGAACTTTATGTGTTACACAAAGGTGAAGTTATAACCAACGGTATTCCACAAGAGGTTCTAAATGATACGAAAGTCAAAGAAAATTATTTGGGTTGGTGA
- a CDS encoding TIGR00725 family protein — protein MNIGVIGYSGNIFKEPVKSLTSLCDDVGRIIAENNWVLVNGGRDGIMQLVSKAVKNRGGYVIGFLPWQVEGNDYLDFSIKTGLDLNMRSFVLLKNVDVVVSIGGEIGTAIEILGAYFYKKPILLMKNSGGWTDRITEVLIEGKFLDNRKLVELKQVPSIDELERVLKSIEEVKNK, from the coding sequence TTGAACATCGGGGTTATTGGATATTCTGGTAACATCTTTAAAGAACCAGTAAAATCTTTAACTTCACTCTGTGATGATGTCGGTAGAATTATAGCAGAGAATAATTGGGTTTTAGTGAACGGTGGACGTGATGGAATAATGCAATTAGTTTCAAAGGCGGTAAAAAATAGGGGAGGGTATGTTATCGGTTTTTTACCTTGGCAAGTGGAAGGGAACGATTATCTGGATTTTTCTATAAAAACTGGGCTTGATCTTAATATGCGATCTTTTGTTTTATTAAAAAATGTAGATGTGGTCGTAAGTATAGGAGGAGAAATCGGCACAGCTATAGAAATTTTGGGGGCTTATTTCTATAAAAAACCGATATTGTTAATGAAAAATTCAGGGGGATGGACAGATAGAATAACCGAAGTTTTGATAGAAGGTAAGTTTCTTGATAACAGAAAATTAGTAGAGTTAAAACAAGTACCATCTATAGATGAATTGGAAAGAGTTTTGAAAAGTATCGAAGAGGTGAAAAATAAATGA
- the gltX gene encoding glutamate--tRNA ligase, producing MIRVRFAPSPTGHLHVGGLRTALFNWYFAKKNNGKFILRIEDTDVERSKKEYEDAILEEMKWIGLDYDEGVDKSGEYGPYRQSERLNIYKRYIEQLLNEEKAYFFVSKSDEVIFEGNNLPDKYKNNNEYSVVVKFKVDKDKKISFLDEIRGTIQFDTTHIKDFVILRSNGIPVYNFTVVIDDHLMKISHVIRGEDHISNTPKQILIYNALSFELPKFAHLPLILGEDKSPLSKRHGEVSITYFRKEGYLPKAILNYLSLLGWNANEQIFDYTEKYQEFDLKKVSRNPSIFDYTKLLWTNEMHLRNDTIEEIHKSFNEWVNYTHVKIYKEDSFVKKIIEASRAKVQTLKQLYEFSKNFFVEEFEYEEEFIEKYMKKSWFKEVLKVTIRKFSEIDEYNLVNVESTLKGIAALNITSRKNVFQAIRGSLLGRLVTPGLYESIIILGKNESIKRLKRALEFSSTLDINTRR from the coding sequence ATGATCAGAGTAAGATTTGCTCCAAGTCCCACGGGTCATTTACATGTTGGGGGGTTGAGAACAGCCTTGTTTAATTGGTACTTTGCCAAGAAAAATAATGGGAAGTTTATTCTAAGAATTGAGGATACCGATGTTGAACGTTCAAAAAAAGAGTACGAAGATGCGATTTTAGAAGAAATGAAATGGATTGGTTTGGATTACGATGAAGGCGTGGATAAATCAGGGGAATATGGACCATATAGGCAAAGTGAAAGGTTAAACATATATAAACGTTATATAGAACAACTGCTAAATGAAGAAAAAGCTTATTTTTTTGTTAGTAAAAGTGATGAAGTAATTTTTGAAGGTAATAACCTCCCTGACAAGTACAAAAACAACAACGAGTATTCAGTGGTTGTAAAGTTTAAGGTTGATAAAGATAAAAAAATATCCTTTTTGGACGAAATTAGAGGAACTATACAATTCGATACCACCCATATAAAGGATTTTGTTATTCTAAGATCAAACGGAATTCCGGTTTACAATTTCACGGTTGTGATAGATGATCATCTAATGAAAATAAGTCATGTTATAAGGGGAGAAGACCACATCTCTAATACGCCCAAACAAATTTTAATATATAACGCTTTATCTTTCGAACTTCCGAAATTTGCCCATTTGCCTTTGATTTTAGGTGAAGACAAGTCTCCTTTGTCGAAAAGACACGGAGAGGTTTCTATTACTTATTTCAGAAAAGAAGGATATCTTCCGAAAGCGATATTGAATTACTTAAGTTTGTTAGGTTGGAATGCCAACGAACAGATATTTGATTATACAGAAAAATATCAGGAATTTGATTTGAAAAAAGTTTCAAGAAATCCTTCCATTTTTGATTACACTAAACTTCTGTGGACAAATGAAATGCACTTGAGAAATGATACAATAGAAGAAATACACAAAAGTTTTAATGAATGGGTTAACTATACACACGTAAAGATATACAAAGAAGATTCTTTTGTGAAAAAAATTATAGAAGCATCCAGGGCTAAGGTTCAAACATTAAAACAACTTTATGAATTTTCCAAAAATTTTTTTGTTGAAGAATTCGAATACGAAGAAGAATTTATCGAAAAATACATGAAAAAATCTTGGTTCAAAGAAGTACTCAAGGTAACGATAAGAAAATTCTCTGAGATTGATGAGTACAATCTTGTAAATGTAGAAAGTACTTTAAAAGGGATAGCTGCTCTAAATATCACTAGTAGAAAAAATGTTTTTCAAGCAATAAGGGGCTCTCTTTTAGGAAGGTTAGTAACTCCCGGTTTGTACGAATCTATAATTATTTTAGGGAAAAATGAAAGCATTAAAAGGTTAAAAAGAGCTTTGGAATTCTCAAGTACTTTGGATATTAATACAAGAAGGTGA